Genomic segment of Mycoplasmopsis edwardii:
GAACAAGTTTAATTATTTTAGTTTCTACATCGCTTGAAACAGTAAGTCAATTACAAGCTAGAAGAAAAGTAAATAAATTAGCAAATGCTAAAAAATTAACTTATGAAAATGTAGAAAGAGCAGAAGCTGGAATTGAAGGCTTAGAAGAAAATGAGGGATTATTATGATAAATAAAAATTTAATTTTTATGGGTGAACCTGGTGCAGGAAAAGGTACAGTTGCTGAAATCATTTCAAATAAAACAAACTTAGTACACCTTTCAACAGGAAACATTTTTAGAAATGAAATTAAAAATGAAACAGAACTTGGTAAAAAAGTTCAATATTATGTTAATTCAGGTGGTTATGTTCCTGATGAAGTGACAAATGAAATTGTTTTAAATGCAATTCAAAAATTAAAAGCAGAAAATAAATATTTCATTTTAGATGGATATCCAAGAACAATAGCTCAAGCAGAATTCTTAAATAGTTTAAAAGAATTTAGCTTCAAAGTAATCCAATTAAGTGTGCCTCATGATGTGATTATTGAAAGATTAAGTGGACGTAGATTGTGTAGCAAATGTGGTACAGGATACCATGTTAAATTTAAACAACCAAAAGTTGAAGGAATTTGTGATTTAGATCAAACTCCATTAATCCAAAGAGAAGACGACAACCCTGAAAAAATCAAAAATAGACTTAAAATCTATCAGGAACAAACTCAACCACTTCTTGACTACTATGCAAAAAAAGGTGAATTAATAACTATTACAGCGTTAGAAAATCCAGATATAGTGGCTGAAAAAGTACTAGAAAAAATTTAAAAATATGATAAAATGTAGATACTTTTAGTAAAAGTATCTTTTTTAATTGTGAAGGAGTAGTATGAGTTATATAAAAACACCAGAACAAATAGCTAAGATTACTAAAAGTTGTGAAATCTTGGCAGAAGTCAAACAAGTAGTTTGAGATTTCATAAGACCAGGGGTTTCTTTAAAAGAGATTGATCAATTAGCTTTTAAAGAAATTATAAAGCGTGGTGCAAAACCTGCCTTTTTAGGATTATATGGTTTCCCCGCAACAGCTTGTATATCTGTAAACGAACAATTGATCCACGGAATCCCCACTGATTACATTGTTAAAAATGGGGATTTAGTTAGTGTTGACCTAGGATGTATATGACAAGGATACAATAGCGATAGTGCTTTTACAAAGGCTATTGGAAATGTATCTAAAATGGATAGAAAACTTATTCAAGTTGCTGAAGGCGCTTTTTGAGCAGGTGTTAATGCAATCAAAAAAGGCGCAAGGCTTGGAGATGTATCATATGCAATAGGGCAATATATTAAGAAGAACAATTTATATACACCTATAGAATTTGCTGGTCATGGAATTGGGCTTTCATTACATGAAGACCCAGATGTCTATAACACAGGGCAAAAAGGTACAGGACCATTACTAGTTGATGGAATGGTTATATGTATTGAACCGATGGTTATTCAAAACAGAGGAATAGTTATATTAGAAGATGGATTCACCGTTGTTAGCGCTGACGGTAAAAGAAATTCTCATTATGAACACACTGTTTTGATTAAAGACGGAAAAGGTATTGTTCTTACGAAAGGAATATAATTTGGCAAAAGATGCAATAAAATTTAAAGCTATTGTTAAAGAAGCACATACAACTGATTTATATACAGTTCAGCTTGAAGACAATGGTGCACTTATTAAAGCTCATATCTCAGGTAAAATGCGTGTTAATCACATAAGAATTTTACCAGGTGATGCTGTTGATGTTGAGATTAGTCCTTATGATTTAACACAAGGAAGAATCGTATATAGACATAAATAATTAAGGAGTTAACATGAAAGTTAGAGCAAGTGTTAAAAGAATGTGTAAAGACTGTAAAATGATTAAACGTAAAGGTGTAAACCGTGTTATCTGTGTTCAACCAAAACACAAACAAAGACAAGGGTAATTTAGAAAGGAATTTAAGATATGGCTAGAATTTTAAACGTCGAAATTCCAAACAATAAACGTGTTGTTATTTCATTAACATACATTTATGGTATTGGAAAATCATTAGCACAAGAAATTTGTAAAAAAGCTAACATTAATGAAAACTCACGTGTTCAAGATTTATCAGAAGAAGAATTATCAAGAATCCGTGAAGAAGCTAAAGTTTACTTAACAGAAGGTGATTTACGTAGAGAAACAACATTAAACATTAAACGTTTAATGGAAATTAAATGCTACCGTGGAATTAGACACCGTAAAGGATTACCAGTACGTGGACAATCAACTCAAAAGAATGCTCGTACACGTAAAGGTCCAAGAAAAACTGTTGCTGGAAAGAAAGGTAAATAATAATGGCTCGTAAAACTAAAAAGAAAAATATAGTTAATGGTGTTGTTCACATTCACTCAACAAACCAAAATACTATTGTTACATTCGCTGACGAAAAAGGTGATGTTATTGCTTGATCATCTGCTGGAGCTATTGGTTACAAAGGAACTAAGAAGAAAACTCCATATGCAGCTGGTTTAGCTGCTGCCGCAGCCGCTGAAGCTGCTAAAGAACACGGAATCAAATCAGTTAAAGTTGAATTAAAAGGTTTAGGTGCAGGTAAAGAAGCTGCTAAAAAACAAATCGAAGTTTCAGGAATTACAGTTACTGAAGTTAAAGATGTTACACCAATTCCTCACAATGGTACAAGACCACCAAAACGTATTTTAAAACGTGAACGTGCAAAAAAATAATTCATAACTAAAGAGGAGAAAATATGGAAAAAATGAAACCTTTATCATACAAAGAAAAATCAGAATTTAAAGAAGTGATGAAAAATGAAACAACATTTCTTTTATCTGGTTTAGAGAGAGGATTCGGTAACACTCTTGGTGTTGCATTAAGAAGAGTTATTTTATCTAATATAACAACATTAGCACCTTTCTGTGTAAGAATAGATGGTGCAGAACATGAATTTACAACAGTTAAAGACGTTGTAGAGGATGTTCCAACAATCATTATGAACCTAAGAAAAGTTCGTTTCACATACAAACCAGAATTTGTAGGTGAAAATGAAATTGTTAAAGTTAAATTACAATCAAACGAAGCTGGTATTGTTACTTCATCATTAATGGAAATCAACAACCCAGGAATTAAAGTTATTAATCCTAACATTCAAATTGCAGAAACATCAAAACCAAATGCATTAAAATTAGAAATGTATTTAAGAGCAGGACGTGGATACATGTCATTTGATGAAAATAAAACATATATTGATGAGACTAATGTAAAAAGTAAATTGCAAACACTTACAGACATCACATCAGGGAAATCAGAATTTATCGCTGTTGACTCAGATTTCTCACCTGCTGAAAAAGTTAAATATAGCGTTAGAGAATTAAACTCTTCATCACCTAAAATCGAAGAAGAATTAGAATTCACAGTAGTAACAGACGGTACTATTACAGCTAAAGATGCAATTAAAGAAGGTTCAAAAATTTTAATTGGTATGTTCCAAGAAATTGGAAATGTTGATAAAATGGAAGAAGTTAAAATCTTTGAAGAACCAAAAGTTGAAGAACCACAACAAGTAGAAGATGATTTAGATATAACACAATTAGGTCTTTCAGTTCGTTCATTAAACGCATTAAGAAAAAGTGGTAAAAGAAAAATTAGCCAAATTGCTGCAATGAAATTAGAAGAACTAGAAAGCACAAAAAACTTAGGTAGAAAATCAATAGATGAAATAATTGAAAAACTTCGTGAACATGGTTATGAATTAAAAGAAGGAGGTGAATAGTATGGCTAATCCTACACAAATTTACTCACGTGATACAAAATGAAGAACAGGTGTAATGCGTTCACTAGTTAGTGAATTATATGCAAATGGTCACATTACAACAACTTTAATTAGAGCAAAAGAAGTAAGAAGACACGCTGAAAAAATGATTCAAAAAGCAAAAAACCCTACTTTAGCAAATAGACGTATTGTTGCTTCATATTTACGTAAAATCAAAGTTAATGGATCAGATAAGGAAGTTTTAAAACACTTATTTGATACAATTGCACCAAAGTATGCAGACAGAAATGGTGGATACACAAGAATTATTAAATTACCAAAACGTCAAGGTGATAGTACACGTATGGCAATCATTGAACTTGTTTAATTAATTGCAAGCTTTAATAAAAATTTTATTCACACCAACCTAAAAACAGGTTGGTTTTTTATTTTGTCTTTGTAAATCACTAAAAATTAATTAAAAGTCAACAAAAGTTAAAAAAACTTACATTTTTGCACAATATTTTAACTTTTTAGTAAAAAGGTTATATAATTTACACAGGATGAAAATTTTTAAGTTAAACTCAGAATATAAACCTTCTGGACATCAACCAGAAGCCATAGAATTCTTAACAAAAGGTATTAAAACCAATCAAGAACACCAAGTTTTACATGGTGTAACAGGTTCTGGTAAGACTTTTACCATAGCAAATATCATAGAAAACTTTGATAGACCAGTTTTAATACTTTCACATAACAAAACACTAGCAAGTCAACTTTATAGTGAACTCAAAGGTTTTTTTCCGGAAAATGCTGTTGAATACTATATTTCATATTTTGATTATTTTAGACCTGAAGCATACATATCAAGTACAGATACATATATAGAAAAAGACTCTAAAACTAACCAACAAATTGAAATCTTAAGAATGAGCACAATTAATTCTTTACTAACTCGTAAAGATGTCATAGTTGTAGCTTCAGTTAGTGCTATTTACGGTGCATTAAACCCTGAAATTTATGCAGAAAGCTTTTTCAGATTTTTCAAAACTCAAGAAATTTCAATCAAAGATTTTGCAAGAAAACTTATTAATATCAAATACGAAAGAAATGATATAGCACCATTACCAGGTCAATTTACTATAAAAGGTGATAGTGTTTTAATAAGACCTGCTGATTCAGAAGAATCGGCTATCAGAGTAGATTTTTTTGGTGATGAAATAGAAGAAATTTCCCTAGTAGATGCATTAACAAAAGATGTCCAAAAAACTTTTAGTAATTATGTTTTATCCCCTGGTGATGCTTATGCAACTGATAATTCAGTTTATGACAATATTATCCCCTTAATTGAAGAAGAACTAAAAGAACAGTTAGATAAGTTTCAAAAAGAAAACAAATTATTAGAATCACAAAGACTTTCACAAAGGGTTAAAAATGATATTGAAGACATGCGTGAATTTAGAATGTGTAAAGGTATCGAAAACTATTCAATGTACCTTGATGGTAGAACTTTTGGAGATCGCCCATATACTTTATTAGATTACTTTCCTAAAGACTCACTAATTTTTATCGATGAATCACATTTAACCATTCCTCAGTTAAATGCAATGATTAGTGGTGATCAATCAAGAAAAAACAGTTTAGTAAATTATGGATTTAGATTACCTTCAACTTTAGAAAATCGACCATTATACTTGAAAGAATTTGAAGAAGAATTTAGCTTTAAAAAGATTTATGTTTCAGCTACCCCTGCTGAATATGAAATCAACAAATCACAAGAAAACATCTTCAAAATGTTTGTTCGTCCAACAGGTCTAATGGATCCTAAAATCACAATTAAACCAACTAAAAATCAAATTGATGATATATATGAAACAATAATTAAGCAAAGAGAAAATAATGCTAGAACTATTATTTTAACAACAACTAAAGAATCATCCGAAAAATTATCTGAATACATGCAAAAAAGAAATGTTAAAGCAGCATATATTCACTCAGAGCACACCATTTTCCAACGTAATGAAATCATAAGAAAACTTAGATTAGGTTTTTATGAAATTGTTATTGGAATTAACTTACTACGTGAAGGAATTGATATTCCAGAGGTGTCTAAAGTAATTATATTAGATGCTGACAAAGGTGGTTTTATGCGTAGTGAAACTAACTTAATTCAAATTGTAGGTCGTGCATCTAGAAACGCACAAGGTGAAGCTATTTTATATGCAGACACCATTTCTGCAGCGATGCAAAAATGTATTGATGATAATGAATATAAACGTAAGATTCAATCAGAGTATAACAAAGCACACAATATAGAACCAAAAACTATTATTAAAAAGATCCCTGATATTATTGAGGGAAGAGATATACTTAATGCTGTTGACTTAATTATAAGTAAAAAACAAAAAACAAAATCTGTCAATAAAGAAAAAATTATCGAAGATTTAACAAAACAAATGCTCAAGGCAGCTAAAGAAAGAGATTACACGAGAGCTCAAGAAATTAAAGATTTAATTTTTGAGTTAGAAAGTGAAGGAAAATAATATGTACAAATACAAAGATATTATTGATGACGTAGATGTAATTACAATTAGATCAATTGATGTTGTATCAATTTATGATGCATTCAGAAAAGTTATGGGGATTGCATTAAGTGAATCAGATAGATTATTTCATGATTTAACATGAAATAACTTCACAAGAAATGATAAATTTTTAGCAGTAGCTAACAAATACATTTTCGACTTATTCAAATTCTTATCACAAAAAGAATATAAAGGTCAAAATGCAAGAAGAAAAGAATCATTTGCAAAAATTCAAAACTTTTTTGCAGAAGATAATTCTTCATTTGAAGAAAACAAAAATGTTAAATCAATTTTAGAAGAAGCTAAAAACATTTTTAGATTAGCTAAGTTGGATGGAGCTGCAAATGATGTTATCATTTTAGTAGACGAATTTAACATTTTCAAAAATGAAGAAGACCGTAAAAAATTCGAAAAAATTTACTTCACATTTGAAGCATTCAATGGGTGTGATATCCCATCTTAATAATAAGACCAACTCTGGTGAGTTGGTTTTTGATTTAAATGATATTTCGCAAATAATACATAATTAAGATATGTATATAGTAATTCTTAGCGTGTTTCTTTTATTTTATTTTGTTTGAATAGTGATATTTATTACAAATGAGTATTTTAAAACAAAAAAACAAAAGAAAGAAAATGTATATAAGTATAACAAAGACATAATTGATTCATGCATAGTATTTAAAATAAAAAGGAACTAATGTTATTTTTAATATAAACTTACCAAGAACAAAATACGAAGATGAATATTTTAGAGTTATTGATTTAATACTTAAAAAATATGGATAAGGCGAAAAGAAGTATTATTAGATTTCGTGTAAATACTTTAAATTTTTCTGATGATACTTAAAAAACCAACTGTTATAGTTGGTTTTCATATACTTGTTTTTCAAGTTTTTCAAGTTTTGCTGTCGCTTTTTTAACAGCATCAAAAGCAGCTGTTCTAGTTGTTGCAGTTATTTCTGCAATTTCAGCATATGAAAGATCTTGATAAAAATATAACTCAAAAATTTGTCTTTGGTTTTGTGTAAGTAGATTTTGATATTTTTCATATAACATTGTGTATTTTTCAATGTTAGCAAGATCTTTTCTACTCATTAATTAAATCCTTTGTCATTTGGTAAATAAATAATTCTAAGTCAAACTCTTGTAAGTCTTCAAGCTTTTCACCTAAACCAACATATTTAACATCTAAACCATATTCATCTTTAATAGAAAGAACTATTCCACCTTTTGAAGTACCATCAAGTTTAGTTAAGATAACACCGGTTAAGTTTGCAATTTCCTTAAAGTTTTTAGCCTGTGATAAACCGTTTTGACCTGTAGTAGCGTCTAATACTAATAATGATTCATGAGGTGCATCCGGAATGAATCTTTGAATAATTCCTACCATTTTTGAAAGTTCATTCATTAAGTTAACTTTATTTTGCAATCTACCTGCTGTATCAATAATTAAGATATCATAATTTTCATTTGTTGCTTTTTCTAATGATTCAAAAACAACTGAAGCAGGATCTGCACCTTCTTTTTGTGGTTTAATAATATCTGCGCCAATTCTATCTGCTCAAACACCGAGTTGATTAACAGCACCTGCTCTAAAAGTATCACCAGCTGCAATTAAAACTTTCTTACCTTCTTGAATATATTTATATGCAAGTTTCGCAATAGAAGTAGTTTTACCTGAGCCATTAACACCGACAAAAATTAAAACATTTAATCTATCATTTTTAACATTTAAATTAGTATTTGTGATTGTGTTTCCGGTGTAAATAACAAATAATTGATCAGCAATTAATTCACCAATAAGTTTTGGATCATCAATATTATTTGTTCTAACCTCTTGCTTAATTTTTTCAATAATAACATCTACTAACTTTAAGTTAATATCTGACATGATTAATAATTCTTCTAATTCTTCAAAAAAGTCTTCATCAATTTCATTATATCTATTTTGAATCTCTAAAAGCTTTTTACCAAAAGAAGAGCTGTTTTCTAGACCGTTTTCATATTTTCTAAACTTTTCACTATTA
This window contains:
- a CDS encoding sigma factor-like helix-turn-helix DNA-binding protein, with the protein product MSRKDLANIEKYTMLYEKYQNLLTQNQRQIFELYFYQDLSYAEIAEITATTRTAAFDAVKKATAKLEKLEKQVYENQL
- the rplQ gene encoding 50S ribosomal protein L17 codes for the protein MANPTQIYSRDTKWRTGVMRSLVSELYANGHITTTLIRAKEVRRHAEKMIQKAKNPTLANRRIVASYLRKIKVNGSDKEVLKHLFDTIAPKYADRNGGYTRIIKLPKRQGDSTRMAIIELV
- a CDS encoding DNA-directed RNA polymerase subunit alpha; translated protein: MEKMKPLSYKEKSEFKEVMKNETTFLLSGLERGFGNTLGVALRRVILSNITTLAPFCVRIDGAEHEFTTVKDVVEDVPTIIMNLRKVRFTYKPEFVGENEIVKVKLQSNEAGIVTSSLMEINNPGIKVINPNIQIAETSKPNALKLEMYLRAGRGYMSFDENKTYIDETNVKSKLQTLTDITSGKSEFIAVDSDFSPAEKVKYSVRELNSSSPKIEEELEFTVVTDGTITAKDAIKEGSKILIGMFQEIGNVDKMEEVKIFEEPKVEEPQQVEDDLDITQLGLSVRSLNALRKSGKRKISQIAAMKLEELESTKNLGRKSIDEIIEKLREHGYELKEGGE
- a CDS encoding adenylate kinase family protein, translating into MINKNLIFMGEPGAGKGTVAEIISNKTNLVHLSTGNIFRNEIKNETELGKKVQYYVNSGGYVPDEVTNEIVLNAIQKLKAENKYFILDGYPRTIAQAEFLNSLKEFSFKVIQLSVPHDVIIERLSGRRLCSKCGTGYHVKFKQPKVEGICDLDQTPLIQREDDNPEKIKNRLKIYQEQTQPLLDYYAKKGELITITALENPDIVAEKVLEKI
- the rpsM gene encoding 30S ribosomal protein S13 translates to MARILNVEIPNNKRVVISLTYIYGIGKSLAQEICKKANINENSRVQDLSEEELSRIREEAKVYLTEGDLRRETTLNIKRLMEIKCYRGIRHRKGLPVRGQSTQKNARTRKGPRKTVAGKKGK
- the ftsY gene encoding signal recognition particle-docking protein FtsY, which gives rise to MGFFKNLVNKVFKKENKDIETLKEELKEQREKEIVNSEKFRKYENGLENSSSFGKKLLEIQNRYNEIDEDFFEELEELLIMSDINLKLVDVIIEKIKQEVRTNNIDDPKLIGELIADQLFVIYTGNTITNTNLNVKNDRLNVLIFVGVNGSGKTTSIAKLAYKYIQEGKKVLIAAGDTFRAGAVNQLGVWADRIGADIIKPQKEGADPASVVFESLEKATNENYDILIIDTAGRLQNKVNLMNELSKMVGIIQRFIPDAPHESLLVLDATTGQNGLSQAKNFKEIANLTGVILTKLDGTSKGGIVLSIKDEYGLDVKYVGLGEKLEDLQEFDLELFIYQMTKDLINE
- the infA gene encoding translation initiation factor IF-1; the protein is MAKDAIKFKAIVKEAHTTDLYTVQLEDNGALIKAHISGKMRVNHIRILPGDAVDVEISPYDLTQGRIVYRHK
- the rpmJ gene encoding 50S ribosomal protein L36, whose product is MKVRASVKRMCKDCKMIKRKGVNRVICVQPKHKQRQG
- the uvrB gene encoding excinuclease ABC subunit UvrB, which codes for MKIFKLNSEYKPSGHQPEAIEFLTKGIKTNQEHQVLHGVTGSGKTFTIANIIENFDRPVLILSHNKTLASQLYSELKGFFPENAVEYYISYFDYFRPEAYISSTDTYIEKDSKTNQQIEILRMSTINSLLTRKDVIVVASVSAIYGALNPEIYAESFFRFFKTQEISIKDFARKLINIKYERNDIAPLPGQFTIKGDSVLIRPADSEESAIRVDFFGDEIEEISLVDALTKDVQKTFSNYVLSPGDAYATDNSVYDNIIPLIEEELKEQLDKFQKENKLLESQRLSQRVKNDIEDMREFRMCKGIENYSMYLDGRTFGDRPYTLLDYFPKDSLIFIDESHLTIPQLNAMISGDQSRKNSLVNYGFRLPSTLENRPLYLKEFEEEFSFKKIYVSATPAEYEINKSQENIFKMFVRPTGLMDPKITIKPTKNQIDDIYETIIKQRENNARTIILTTTKESSEKLSEYMQKRNVKAAYIHSEHTIFQRNEIIRKLRLGFYEIVIGINLLREGIDIPEVSKVIILDADKGGFMRSETNLIQIVGRASRNAQGEAILYADTISAAMQKCIDDNEYKRKIQSEYNKAHNIEPKTIIKKIPDIIEGRDILNAVDLIISKKQKTKSVNKEKIIEDLTKQMLKAAKERDYTRAQEIKDLIFELESEGK
- the map gene encoding type I methionyl aminopeptidase — encoded protein: MSYIKTPEQIAKITKSCEILAEVKQVVWDFIRPGVSLKEIDQLAFKEIIKRGAKPAFLGLYGFPATACISVNEQLIHGIPTDYIVKNGDLVSVDLGCIWQGYNSDSAFTKAIGNVSKMDRKLIQVAEGAFWAGVNAIKKGARLGDVSYAIGQYIKKNNLYTPIEFAGHGIGLSLHEDPDVYNTGQKGTGPLLVDGMVICIEPMVIQNRGIVILEDGFTVVSADGKRNSHYEHTVLIKDGKGIVLTKGI
- the rpsK gene encoding 30S ribosomal protein S11, whose product is MARKTKKKNIVNGVVHIHSTNQNTIVTFADEKGDVIAWSSAGAIGYKGTKKKTPYAAGLAAAAAAEAAKEHGIKSVKVELKGLGAGKEAAKKQIEVSGITVTEVKDVTPIPHNGTRPPKRILKRERAKK